A single window of Larimichthys crocea isolate SSNF chromosome XII, L_crocea_2.0, whole genome shotgun sequence DNA harbors:
- the LOC104933933 gene encoding calcium-binding mitochondrial carrier protein Aralar1 isoform X4 has product MLCQVQSTKRGDPTELKAIFQKYASVVDKDGERFMTPGDFVQRYLGLQTQIHHNPKTVQLVAAVADTTKDGLISFQEFLAFESVLCAPDALFIVAFQLFDKTGTGAISFENVRDIFSQTTVHHHIPFNWDCEFIRLHFGHDNKKHLSYLEFTQFLQELQLEHARQAFAQKDKGKNGVISAMDFSDIMATIRHHMLTPFVEENLVSAAGGSTSHMVSFSYFNAFNSLLNNMELIRKIYSTLAGTRKDTLVTKEEFVHAANKFGQITPMEIDILYQLSGLHSPSGRLNLIDIERIAPLEEGCLPHHLVESQKQAHGDSSRPVWLQVAESAYRFTLGSIAGATGATAVYPIDLVKTRMQNQRSTGSFVGELMYKNSFDCAKKVLRYEGFFGFYRGLVPQLIGVAPEKAIKLTVNDFVRDKFTTKDDTIPFFAEIVAGGCAGGSQVIFTNPLEIVKIRLQVAGEITTGPRVSALSVVRDLGFFGLYKGAKACFLRDIPFSAIYFPAYAHLKSYMADEQGRLGALQLLTAGAIAGIPAASLVTPADVIKTRLQVAARAGQTTYTGVIDCFRKIMREEGFRALWKGAGARMCRSSPQFGVTLVTYELLQRWFYVDFGGHRPSGSEPTPKSRISELPPINADHVGGYRLAAATFAGVENKFGLHLPKFKSSGVVSIHHPEPVTATPAQAP; this is encoded by the exons ATGCTGTGtcag gtgcaATCTACCAAACGTGGGGACCCAACTGAGCTGAAAGCAATCTTCCAGAAG TATGCCAGTGTAGTGGACAAGGATGGAGAGAGGTTCATGACCCCAGGAGACTTTGTCCAGAGGTATCTAGGACTACAGACGCAGATCCACCACAATCCCAAAACTGTACAGCTGGTTGCTGCTGTGGCCGACACCACAAAGGACGg GCTGATTTCGTTCCAGGAGTTTCTTGCATTTGAGTCTGTGTTGTGTGCACCCGACGCTCTCTTCATAGTCGCCTTCCAGCTGTTTGACAAGACTGGAACTGGAGCCATTTCCTTTG AGAATGTGCGGGACATCTTCAGCCAGACCACAGTGCACCACCACATTCCCTTCAACTGGGACTGTGAGTTCATCCGTCTGCACTTTGGGCACGACAACAAGAAACATCTCAGCTACCTCGAATTCACCCAGTTCCTGCAG GAGCTGCAGTTGGAGCATGCACGCCAGGCATTCGCTCAGAAGGACAAAGGAAAGAACGGCGTCATCTCCGCTATGGACTTCAGTGACATTATGGCCACCATCAGACACCACATGCTCACACCCTTTGTGGAGGAGAACCTTGTCTCA GCTGCAGGTGGCAGCACCTCTCACATGGTCAGCTTCTCGTACTTCAATGCCTTCAACTCCCTCCTGAACAACATGGAGCTGATACGCAAGATCTACAGCACGCTGGCCGGCACGCGGAAGGACACGCTCGTGACCAAAG aagaGTTTGTTCATGCTGCTAACAAGTTTGGTCAGATCACTCCCATGGAAATTGACATCCTGTACCAGCTGTCGGGCCTGCACTCCCCCTCTGG GCGCCTGAATCTTATTGACATTGAGAGGATAGCTCCATTAGAGGAAGGATGTCTGCCCCACCACCTGGTTGAAAGTCAAAAACAG GCCCATGGAGACAGTTCCAGGCCCGTGTGGCTCCAAGTTGCAGAGTCAGCCTACAGGTTCACTCTGGGCTCTATTGCTGGAG CTACCGGAGCGACGGCCGTGTATCCCATCGACCTGGTGAAGACTCGTATGCAGAACCAGAGGTCCACTGGATCGTTTGTTGGAGAGCTGATGTACAAGAACAGCTTTGACTGTGCTAAGAAGGTGCTTCGTTACGAGGGCTTCTTCGGCTTCTATAGAG GTCTGGTTCCTCAGCTTATAGGTGTGGCACCTGAGAAGGCTATCAAACTGACA GTGAATGACTTTGTAAGGGACAAGTTCACCACTAAAGACGACACAATTCCTTTTTTTGCCGAGATTGTCGCCGGTGGCTGC GCTGGAGGCTCTCAGGTGATCTTTACTAACCCTCTGGAGATCGTGAAGATTCGTCTGCAGGTGGCAGGCGAGATTACCACCGGACCTCGAGTCAGTGCACTCAGCGTGGTCCGTGACCTGGGCTTCTTCGGCCTCTACAAG GGTGCTAAAGCATGTTTCCTCAGAGACATCCCCTTCTCAGCCATCTATTTCCCTGCGTATGCCCACCTCAAATCCTACATGGCCGATGAACAAGGCAGGCTGGGAGCTCTGCAGCTTCTCACTGCTGGAGCGATTGCAG GTATCCCTGCAGCCTCCCTTGTGACGCCTGCTGACGTCATCAAGACACGTCTGCAGGTTGCAGCAAGGGCAGGACAGACCACTTACACGGGAGTCATAGATTGCTTCAGGAAGATTATGAGAGAGGAAGGGTTCAGAGCTTTGTGGAAGGGagctggag ctCGTATGTGCCGGTCTTCTCCTCAGTTTGGTGTCACTCTGGTGACTTATGAGCTCTTACAGCGGTGGTTCTACGTTGACTTTGGCGGACA tcgTCCGTCAGGATCCGAGCCCACCCCCAAGTCCCGCATCTCCGAGCTTCCTCCCATTAACGCAGACCACGTCGGAGGCTACCGCTTGGCCGCGGCCACCTTTGCTGGAGTGGAGAACAAATTTGGCCTCCACCTTCCCAAATTCAAGTCCTCCGGCGTGGTTTCCATACATCACCCAGAGCCAGTCACTGCCACGCCGGCTCAGGCCCCATAG
- the LOC104933933 gene encoding calcium-binding mitochondrial carrier protein Aralar1 isoform X5 yields the protein MTPGDFVQRYLGLQTQIHHNPKTVQLVAAVADTTKDGLISFQEFLAFESVLCAPDALFIVAFQLFDKTGTGAISFENVRDIFSQTTVHHHIPFNWDCEFIRLHFGHDNKKHLSYLEFTQFLQELQLEHARQAFAQKDKGKNGVISAMDFSDIMATIRHHMLTPFVEENLVSAAGGSTSHMVSFSYFNAFNSLLNNMELIRKIYSTLAGTRKDTLVTKEEFVHAANKFGQITPMEIDILYQLSGLHSPSGRLNLIDIERIAPLEEGCLPHHLVESQKQAHGDSSRPVWLQVAESAYRFTLGSIAGATGATAVYPIDLVKTRMQNQRSTGSFVGELMYKNSFDCAKKVLRYEGFFGFYRGLVPQLIGVAPEKAIKLTVNDFVRDKFTTKDDTIPFFAEIVAGGCAGGSQVIFTNPLEIVKIRLQVAGEITTGPRVSALSVVRDLGFFGLYKGAKACFLRDIPFSAIYFPAYAHLKSYMADEQGRLGALQLLTAGAIAGIPAASLVTPADVIKTRLQVAARAGQTTYTGVIDCFRKIMREEGFRALWKGAGARMCRSSPQFGVTLVTYELLQRWFYVDFGGHRPSGSEPTPKSRISELPPINADHVGGYRLAAATFAGVENKFGLHLPKFKSSGVVSIHHPEPVTATPAQAP from the exons ATGACCCCAGGAGACTTTGTCCAGAGGTATCTAGGACTACAGACGCAGATCCACCACAATCCCAAAACTGTACAGCTGGTTGCTGCTGTGGCCGACACCACAAAGGACGg GCTGATTTCGTTCCAGGAGTTTCTTGCATTTGAGTCTGTGTTGTGTGCACCCGACGCTCTCTTCATAGTCGCCTTCCAGCTGTTTGACAAGACTGGAACTGGAGCCATTTCCTTTG AGAATGTGCGGGACATCTTCAGCCAGACCACAGTGCACCACCACATTCCCTTCAACTGGGACTGTGAGTTCATCCGTCTGCACTTTGGGCACGACAACAAGAAACATCTCAGCTACCTCGAATTCACCCAGTTCCTGCAG GAGCTGCAGTTGGAGCATGCACGCCAGGCATTCGCTCAGAAGGACAAAGGAAAGAACGGCGTCATCTCCGCTATGGACTTCAGTGACATTATGGCCACCATCAGACACCACATGCTCACACCCTTTGTGGAGGAGAACCTTGTCTCA GCTGCAGGTGGCAGCACCTCTCACATGGTCAGCTTCTCGTACTTCAATGCCTTCAACTCCCTCCTGAACAACATGGAGCTGATACGCAAGATCTACAGCACGCTGGCCGGCACGCGGAAGGACACGCTCGTGACCAAAG aagaGTTTGTTCATGCTGCTAACAAGTTTGGTCAGATCACTCCCATGGAAATTGACATCCTGTACCAGCTGTCGGGCCTGCACTCCCCCTCTGG GCGCCTGAATCTTATTGACATTGAGAGGATAGCTCCATTAGAGGAAGGATGTCTGCCCCACCACCTGGTTGAAAGTCAAAAACAG GCCCATGGAGACAGTTCCAGGCCCGTGTGGCTCCAAGTTGCAGAGTCAGCCTACAGGTTCACTCTGGGCTCTATTGCTGGAG CTACCGGAGCGACGGCCGTGTATCCCATCGACCTGGTGAAGACTCGTATGCAGAACCAGAGGTCCACTGGATCGTTTGTTGGAGAGCTGATGTACAAGAACAGCTTTGACTGTGCTAAGAAGGTGCTTCGTTACGAGGGCTTCTTCGGCTTCTATAGAG GTCTGGTTCCTCAGCTTATAGGTGTGGCACCTGAGAAGGCTATCAAACTGACA GTGAATGACTTTGTAAGGGACAAGTTCACCACTAAAGACGACACAATTCCTTTTTTTGCCGAGATTGTCGCCGGTGGCTGC GCTGGAGGCTCTCAGGTGATCTTTACTAACCCTCTGGAGATCGTGAAGATTCGTCTGCAGGTGGCAGGCGAGATTACCACCGGACCTCGAGTCAGTGCACTCAGCGTGGTCCGTGACCTGGGCTTCTTCGGCCTCTACAAG GGTGCTAAAGCATGTTTCCTCAGAGACATCCCCTTCTCAGCCATCTATTTCCCTGCGTATGCCCACCTCAAATCCTACATGGCCGATGAACAAGGCAGGCTGGGAGCTCTGCAGCTTCTCACTGCTGGAGCGATTGCAG GTATCCCTGCAGCCTCCCTTGTGACGCCTGCTGACGTCATCAAGACACGTCTGCAGGTTGCAGCAAGGGCAGGACAGACCACTTACACGGGAGTCATAGATTGCTTCAGGAAGATTATGAGAGAGGAAGGGTTCAGAGCTTTGTGGAAGGGagctggag ctCGTATGTGCCGGTCTTCTCCTCAGTTTGGTGTCACTCTGGTGACTTATGAGCTCTTACAGCGGTGGTTCTACGTTGACTTTGGCGGACA tcgTCCGTCAGGATCCGAGCCCACCCCCAAGTCCCGCATCTCCGAGCTTCCTCCCATTAACGCAGACCACGTCGGAGGCTACCGCTTGGCCGCGGCCACCTTTGCTGGAGTGGAGAACAAATTTGGCCTCCACCTTCCCAAATTCAAGTCCTCCGGCGTGGTTTCCATACATCACCCAGAGCCAGTCACTGCCACGCCGGCTCAGGCCCCATAG
- the LOC104933933 gene encoding calcium-binding mitochondrial carrier protein Aralar1 isoform X1, translating into MAVKVQSTKRGDPTELKAIFQKYASVVDKDGERFMTPGDFVQRYLGLQTQIHHNPKTVQLVAAVADTTKDGLISFQEFLAFESVLCAPDALFIVAFQLFDKTGTGAISFENVRDIFSQTTVHHHIPFNWDCEFIRLHFGHDNKKHLSYLEFTQFLQELQLEHARQAFAQKDKGKNGVISAMDFSDIMATIRHHMLTPFVEENLVSAAGGSTSHMVSFSYFNAFNSLLNNMELIRKIYSTLAGTRKDTLVTKEEFVHAANKFGQITPMEIDILYQLSGLHSPSGRLNLIDIERIAPLEEGCLPHHLVESQKQAHGDSSRPVWLQVAESAYRFTLGSIAGATGATAVYPIDLVKTRMQNQRSTGSFVGELMYKNSFDCAKKVLRYEGFFGFYRGLVPQLIGVAPEKAIKLTVNDFVRDKFTTKDDTIPFFAEIVAGGCAGGSQVIFTNPLEIVKIRLQVAGEITTGPRVSALSVVRDLGFFGLYKGAKACFLRDIPFSAIYFPAYAHLKSYMADEQGRLGALQLLTAGAIAGIPAASLVTPADVIKTRLQVAARAGQTTYTGVIDCFRKIMREEGFRALWKGAGARMCRSSPQFGVTLVTYELLQRWFYVDFGGHRPSGSEPTPKSRISELPPINADHVGGYRLAAATFAGVENKFGLHLPKFKSSGVVSIHHPEPVTATPAQAP; encoded by the exons ATGGCGGTCAAG gtgcaATCTACCAAACGTGGGGACCCAACTGAGCTGAAAGCAATCTTCCAGAAG TATGCCAGTGTAGTGGACAAGGATGGAGAGAGGTTCATGACCCCAGGAGACTTTGTCCAGAGGTATCTAGGACTACAGACGCAGATCCACCACAATCCCAAAACTGTACAGCTGGTTGCTGCTGTGGCCGACACCACAAAGGACGg GCTGATTTCGTTCCAGGAGTTTCTTGCATTTGAGTCTGTGTTGTGTGCACCCGACGCTCTCTTCATAGTCGCCTTCCAGCTGTTTGACAAGACTGGAACTGGAGCCATTTCCTTTG AGAATGTGCGGGACATCTTCAGCCAGACCACAGTGCACCACCACATTCCCTTCAACTGGGACTGTGAGTTCATCCGTCTGCACTTTGGGCACGACAACAAGAAACATCTCAGCTACCTCGAATTCACCCAGTTCCTGCAG GAGCTGCAGTTGGAGCATGCACGCCAGGCATTCGCTCAGAAGGACAAAGGAAAGAACGGCGTCATCTCCGCTATGGACTTCAGTGACATTATGGCCACCATCAGACACCACATGCTCACACCCTTTGTGGAGGAGAACCTTGTCTCA GCTGCAGGTGGCAGCACCTCTCACATGGTCAGCTTCTCGTACTTCAATGCCTTCAACTCCCTCCTGAACAACATGGAGCTGATACGCAAGATCTACAGCACGCTGGCCGGCACGCGGAAGGACACGCTCGTGACCAAAG aagaGTTTGTTCATGCTGCTAACAAGTTTGGTCAGATCACTCCCATGGAAATTGACATCCTGTACCAGCTGTCGGGCCTGCACTCCCCCTCTGG GCGCCTGAATCTTATTGACATTGAGAGGATAGCTCCATTAGAGGAAGGATGTCTGCCCCACCACCTGGTTGAAAGTCAAAAACAG GCCCATGGAGACAGTTCCAGGCCCGTGTGGCTCCAAGTTGCAGAGTCAGCCTACAGGTTCACTCTGGGCTCTATTGCTGGAG CTACCGGAGCGACGGCCGTGTATCCCATCGACCTGGTGAAGACTCGTATGCAGAACCAGAGGTCCACTGGATCGTTTGTTGGAGAGCTGATGTACAAGAACAGCTTTGACTGTGCTAAGAAGGTGCTTCGTTACGAGGGCTTCTTCGGCTTCTATAGAG GTCTGGTTCCTCAGCTTATAGGTGTGGCACCTGAGAAGGCTATCAAACTGACA GTGAATGACTTTGTAAGGGACAAGTTCACCACTAAAGACGACACAATTCCTTTTTTTGCCGAGATTGTCGCCGGTGGCTGC GCTGGAGGCTCTCAGGTGATCTTTACTAACCCTCTGGAGATCGTGAAGATTCGTCTGCAGGTGGCAGGCGAGATTACCACCGGACCTCGAGTCAGTGCACTCAGCGTGGTCCGTGACCTGGGCTTCTTCGGCCTCTACAAG GGTGCTAAAGCATGTTTCCTCAGAGACATCCCCTTCTCAGCCATCTATTTCCCTGCGTATGCCCACCTCAAATCCTACATGGCCGATGAACAAGGCAGGCTGGGAGCTCTGCAGCTTCTCACTGCTGGAGCGATTGCAG GTATCCCTGCAGCCTCCCTTGTGACGCCTGCTGACGTCATCAAGACACGTCTGCAGGTTGCAGCAAGGGCAGGACAGACCACTTACACGGGAGTCATAGATTGCTTCAGGAAGATTATGAGAGAGGAAGGGTTCAGAGCTTTGTGGAAGGGagctggag ctCGTATGTGCCGGTCTTCTCCTCAGTTTGGTGTCACTCTGGTGACTTATGAGCTCTTACAGCGGTGGTTCTACGTTGACTTTGGCGGACA tcgTCCGTCAGGATCCGAGCCCACCCCCAAGTCCCGCATCTCCGAGCTTCCTCCCATTAACGCAGACCACGTCGGAGGCTACCGCTTGGCCGCGGCCACCTTTGCTGGAGTGGAGAACAAATTTGGCCTCCACCTTCCCAAATTCAAGTCCTCCGGCGTGGTTTCCATACATCACCCAGAGCCAGTCACTGCCACGCCGGCTCAGGCCCCATAG